The following proteins are encoded in a genomic region of Blastocatellia bacterium:
- a CDS encoding efflux RND transporter permease subunit gives MTHQRGLAGKLAQAFIDSKLTPLIITASILLGLGAVLMLPREEEPQIIVPMIDIFVQMPGASAQEVQERVTKPMEKLLWEIPGVEYIYSTSSPGYAMAVVRFYVGQDEENSIVRLNQKMFANFDLIPPGASPPLIKPRSIDDVPILALTLSSDRYDHFALRRIAAQVHDQIKQVHNVSEVTIIGGQRRQVRVTLDAGRMAAYHVAPALIVPMLEQANRQLQSGSFSAGNREFLVETGGFLQTAEDVGNVVVGVFDGRPVYLRDVATIEDGPEEPANYVLFGTGPAHADHQAAGASGLLPAVTIAVAKRKGANAIDIAEQVIEKVHALKGSLIPADVQLTITRNYGETAEEKSNELLFHMLIAIVSVSALIWLTLGWRESGIVAIAIPVTLALTLTVFYLYGYTLNRITLFALIFSIGILVDDAIVVVENIVRHYRLPGNRGRSIVEIAVEAVDEVGNPTILATFTVIAAIIPMAFVSGLMGPYMRPIPIGASAAMVFSLLVAFIVTPWASLRLLKRNGESHHAEEGWSTKLYRRVMSQLIHQRRWRHAFLIGVVLLLLLSVSLFAIKAVRVKMLPFDNKSEFQVVIDMPEGSTLEQTAAVTREIGDYLATVPEVTDYQLYIGTASPYNFNGLVRHYFLRRGPHVADIQVNLVGKGERDAQSHDIAKRVRPPIQAIAAKYQARVKIAEVPPGPPVLQTLVAEVYGPDYARQIEVARQLRDIFDRTDGVVDVDWYVEDDQPIYRFVVDKQKAALHGISAEQVAATLRIAVEGMSVGLLHQPQEKEDVPIMLRLPRQQRSSVEDLNQIKLMGQNGQLVPLGELVQVEQRIADKSIYHKNLMPVVYVTADVAGREESPVYAILKLNQAIDQIELPEGYRLERYVAQQPPLTDKLAMKWDGEWHITYEVFRDLGLAFAAVLILIYILVVGWFQSFKTPITIMAAIPFSLVGILPAHAAMGAFFTATSMIGFIAGAGIVVRNSIILVDFIELRLKQGMPLAEAVVDAGAVRFRPMMLTAAAVIVGSAVILFDPIFQGLAISLMAGEVASLLLSRMTVPILYYLSERRHHEPPRETGIAPTLRQPEHQIGS, from the coding sequence ATGACTCATCAACGAGGCTTAGCGGGCAAGCTGGCGCAGGCGTTTATTGACTCAAAATTGACGCCGCTGATCATCACGGCTTCAATTCTGTTGGGTCTGGGAGCCGTGCTCATGCTGCCGCGTGAGGAGGAGCCGCAAATCATCGTCCCGATGATTGACATCTTTGTGCAGATGCCCGGCGCGTCTGCGCAGGAAGTCCAGGAGCGCGTCACCAAACCGATGGAAAAACTGCTCTGGGAGATTCCCGGCGTCGAATACATTTATTCGACCTCCTCGCCCGGTTACGCCATGGCTGTTGTCCGGTTCTACGTGGGTCAGGACGAAGAAAACAGCATCGTCCGGCTCAATCAAAAGATGTTTGCCAACTTCGATCTGATTCCTCCCGGAGCCAGTCCGCCGCTGATTAAACCGCGCTCGATTGACGATGTGCCGATTCTGGCGCTCACGTTGTCGAGCGACCGCTACGATCACTTCGCGCTACGGCGCATCGCGGCGCAAGTTCATGACCAGATCAAACAAGTTCACAACGTTTCCGAGGTCACCATCATTGGCGGTCAGCGGCGACAGGTGCGCGTAACCCTTGATGCCGGGCGCATGGCGGCCTATCACGTCGCGCCGGCGCTGATTGTGCCGATGCTGGAGCAGGCCAATCGGCAATTGCAATCGGGAAGTTTTTCCGCCGGCAATCGCGAATTCTTAGTGGAGACCGGCGGCTTCTTGCAAACGGCTGAAGATGTGGGCAACGTCGTGGTCGGCGTGTTTGATGGCCGGCCTGTGTACCTGCGCGACGTGGCCACGATCGAAGACGGCCCAGAGGAGCCGGCCAATTATGTGCTGTTTGGCACAGGTCCAGCTCACGCAGACCATCAGGCCGCCGGCGCGTCTGGGTTGTTGCCGGCCGTGACCATTGCGGTCGCCAAACGCAAGGGCGCCAACGCAATTGACATCGCGGAGCAGGTTATCGAAAAGGTCCATGCGCTGAAGGGATCGTTGATTCCCGCCGATGTACAGCTCACCATCACGCGCAATTACGGAGAAACAGCCGAGGAAAAATCCAACGAGCTGCTCTTTCACATGCTGATCGCCATTGTGTCGGTTTCGGCGCTGATCTGGTTGACGCTCGGATGGCGCGAATCGGGCATTGTCGCCATCGCTATCCCTGTCACATTGGCGTTGACGTTGACGGTGTTTTACCTGTATGGGTACACACTGAATCGCATCACGCTGTTTGCGCTGATATTTTCCATCGGCATTCTGGTGGATGACGCCATTGTCGTGGTCGAAAACATCGTGCGTCATTATCGCTTGCCGGGCAATCGCGGGCGTTCCATCGTGGAGATTGCCGTGGAGGCCGTTGACGAAGTTGGCAACCCGACGATCTTGGCGACGTTCACGGTGATTGCCGCCATTATTCCAATGGCGTTTGTCAGCGGCTTGATGGGGCCGTATATGCGCCCCATTCCGATTGGCGCGTCGGCGGCGATGGTCTTTTCATTGTTGGTCGCCTTCATTGTCACGCCGTGGGCCAGCTTGCGATTGCTCAAGCGCAACGGTGAGAGCCACCATGCCGAGGAAGGCTGGTCAACCAAACTCTATCGTCGCGTGATGTCGCAATTGATTCATCAGCGGCGTTGGCGACATGCGTTTTTAATCGGCGTGGTGCTGTTGTTGCTCCTCTCCGTCTCGCTGTTTGCCATCAAAGCGGTTCGGGTGAAGATGCTGCCGTTTGACAACAAGAGCGAGTTTCAAGTCGTGATTGATATGCCTGAAGGCTCCACGTTGGAGCAGACAGCGGCAGTGACACGCGAGATCGGCGATTACCTGGCAACCGTGCCGGAGGTCACCGATTATCAACTCTACATCGGGACGGCATCGCCGTATAACTTCAACGGGCTGGTGCGTCACTACTTTTTGCGACGTGGGCCGCACGTGGCCGATATTCAGGTGAATCTGGTTGGCAAAGGTGAGCGGGACGCACAAAGTCATGACATCGCCAAGCGTGTGCGCCCGCCGATTCAGGCCATCGCTGCGAAATACCAAGCGCGAGTGAAGATCGCCGAAGTGCCGCCGGGACCGCCGGTGTTGCAAACATTGGTCGCCGAAGTCTACGGTCCCGACTATGCCCGTCAGATTGAAGTGGCGCGTCAACTGCGTGACATCTTTGATCGAACCGATGGCGTCGTGGATGTGGATTGGTACGTGGAAGACGATCAACCGATCTATCGCTTCGTTGTGGACAAACAGAAAGCGGCTCTGCACGGCATCTCGGCCGAGCAGGTCGCTGCGACGCTGCGCATTGCCGTCGAAGGCATGAGCGTCGGCTTGTTGCATCAGCCGCAGGAGAAGGAAGACGTGCCGATCATGCTGCGCTTGCCGCGCCAGCAGCGTTCGAGCGTAGAAGATTTGAATCAGATCAAACTGATGGGGCAGAACGGGCAGTTAGTGCCGCTGGGTGAGCTGGTGCAGGTCGAGCAGCGGATCGCTGACAAAAGCATCTACCATAAGAATCTGATGCCCGTCGTTTACGTCACCGCTGATGTCGCTGGTCGTGAAGAGAGTCCGGTCTATGCGATTCTCAAGCTCAACCAGGCGATTGATCAAATCGAGTTGCCTGAAGGTTACCGCTTGGAACGCTACGTCGCGCAACAACCGCCGCTCACTGACAAGCTGGCCATGAAATGGGATGGCGAGTGGCATATCACCTACGAAGTGTTTCGTGATCTGGGATTGGCCTTTGCTGCTGTGTTGATCTTGATCTACATATTGGTGGTTGGTTGGTTCCAGTCGTTCAAGACGCCGATCACCATCATGGCGGCGATCCCGTTTTCGCTGGTCGGGATTCTGCCGGCTCATGCGGCGATGGGGGCGTTTTTCACGGCGACCTCGATGATCGGTTTTATCGCCGGCGCGGGGATTGTTGTGCGCAATTCAATTATCTTGGTTGACTTCATCGAGCTTCGATTGAAGCAGGGCATGCCGCTGGCTGAAGCGGTGGTGGATGCCGGCGCCGTGCGATTTCGTCCGATGATGTTGACCGCGGCTGCCGTCATTGTTGGCTCGGCGGTGATCCTGTTCGACCCGATCTTTCAAGGCCTGGCCATTTCACTGATGGCTGGCGAAGTCGCTTCGCTGCTGCTCTCACGCATGACCGTGCCGATTCTTTACTATTTGAGTGAACGTCGCCATCATGAGCCGCCCCGTGAGACTGGTATTGCCCCGACCTTGCGCCAGCCCGAACATCAAATCGGATCGTGA
- a CDS encoding efflux RND transporter periplasmic adaptor subunit, which produces MKRTIGLILISVLAAGMTAACGRQQKAAQTRPVVTGVKLEVISPSPVDEYYEAVGTVRSKTSSVLSAKVVGSVTAVHVREGDRVRPGQVLVEIDNRDTTAQLRRAQAGTSEAENALQEVESAIRAAESAVAAAEANKALATSTYNRFQALLERRSVSQQEFDEAQAKYQAAVAEVERLRQVHQSLLAKKNQALAKIEQAKAEVTTAQVMVGYARVTAPIAGIVVAKHVDVGMLAAPGVPLLTIEDGAQYRLETIVDESQLDKIRSGDRADVRIDALGDKELDGRVVEIVPAADPRSRTYTVKIDLPMQSGTLRSGLYGRARFKIGQRSAITIQSSAIVRRGQLVGVYVVDSSGIARLRLIQLGKSYGERVEVLAGLNEGERIVVENVAAVTDGSQVQ; this is translated from the coding sequence ATGAAGAGGACAATCGGTTTGATTCTCATCAGCGTGCTCGCCGCCGGCATGACAGCCGCTTGCGGGAGGCAGCAGAAGGCGGCCCAGACGCGACCCGTTGTGACCGGCGTCAAACTTGAAGTGATCAGCCCGTCGCCGGTTGACGAGTACTACGAAGCCGTTGGCACCGTCCGGTCAAAGACGAGCAGTGTACTGTCGGCGAAGGTTGTTGGCAGCGTGACGGCTGTGCACGTGCGTGAAGGCGACCGCGTGCGACCCGGTCAGGTGCTGGTGGAGATTGACAACCGCGACACGACCGCGCAATTGAGAAGAGCGCAGGCCGGAACGAGCGAAGCAGAAAACGCCTTGCAGGAAGTGGAGAGCGCCATTCGCGCGGCCGAATCAGCCGTGGCAGCCGCCGAAGCAAACAAGGCCCTGGCCACATCAACCTACAATCGGTTTCAGGCATTGCTGGAACGCCGATCGGTCAGCCAACAGGAATTCGACGAAGCGCAGGCCAAATATCAGGCGGCTGTGGCCGAGGTCGAGCGGCTCCGTCAAGTGCATCAATCATTGCTCGCCAAAAAGAATCAGGCGCTGGCCAAGATTGAACAGGCCAAAGCCGAAGTGACAACAGCGCAGGTCATGGTTGGTTACGCTCGTGTGACAGCGCCGATAGCCGGCATCGTCGTCGCCAAGCACGTTGACGTTGGCATGCTGGCGGCGCCGGGCGTGCCGTTGCTGACCATTGAAGATGGCGCTCAATATCGCCTGGAAACGATCGTGGACGAATCACAACTCGACAAGATTCGTTCAGGCGATCGCGCGGATGTGCGAATTGACGCCCTTGGCGATAAGGAACTGGATGGCAGAGTTGTGGAAATCGTGCCGGCCGCCGACCCGCGTAGTCGCACTTATACGGTCAAGATTGATTTGCCGATGCAGTCCGGGACGCTTCGCTCAGGGCTTTACGGTCGAGCGCGATTTAAGATTGGTCAACGCTCGGCGATCACCATTCAGTCATCGGCGATTGTCCGGCGTGGTCAACTGGTCGGCGTCTATGTCGTGGACTCATCGGGGATCGCCCGTCTGCGACTGATTCAACTGGGCAAGTCCTATGGCGAACGGGTGGAAGTGCTGGCCGGGTTGAACGAAGGGGAGCGCATTGTGGTGGAGAACGTCGCGGCTGTCACGGATGGGTCGCAGGTCCAGTGA
- a CDS encoding TolC family protein, protein MQDKGGGVRSKLVIWLVVLSVSVSVMPTSSVHAQTDTTQGLTLPLAVELALRNNPMMRAAASGRQQADAQLDEARAGRLPVVQFTETYTNSNNPVFVFGSLLEQGRFGPQNFDLNALNSPDPLNNFRTALTVRLPVFDQWQTSSRIEQARLGQQQADKQKEFVQQQIRFEVLRAYYGVLVANARKDVADEAVKTASADVKRIRDLYEAGVVVQSDLLAAEVQLAEFRQQQIEAAGAIVVAQAALNTAIGLPVNTPHRVEGALVEKRFDAVDAEELLKLALLHRPDYARAQLAVRSSEQGVRRARGQWLPRFDVFASVGGSHRGFNGSADYAVGATVTFDLLDFGRSARIKQAEAAESLTDAEQARLADQIRFEVIRAHQQFVSAQARLEVAARTVDQAAEVLRIVQDRHQEGLTTITEVLRAGTALVRARLNLLAARYDYYVGYAQVLLASGRLNDVHPFVS, encoded by the coding sequence ATGCAAGACAAAGGCGGTGGTGTGAGGAGCAAACTGGTGATCTGGCTCGTTGTGCTGAGCGTGTCCGTCAGCGTGATGCCAACTTCTTCTGTTCACGCTCAAACTGACACGACCCAAGGATTGACGTTGCCGCTGGCAGTGGAGCTGGCGCTGCGCAACAATCCGATGATGCGCGCTGCCGCGTCAGGGCGCCAGCAGGCCGATGCTCAACTGGATGAAGCGCGCGCTGGCCGATTGCCGGTGGTGCAGTTCACCGAGACGTATACCAACAGTAATAATCCCGTGTTCGTGTTTGGTTCTTTACTGGAGCAAGGACGGTTCGGCCCGCAGAATTTTGACCTGAATGCGTTGAATAGCCCTGACCCGCTCAACAATTTTCGGACAGCACTGACAGTTCGGTTGCCGGTGTTTGATCAATGGCAGACAAGCTCACGCATTGAGCAGGCCCGACTCGGTCAGCAACAGGCTGATAAACAGAAGGAATTTGTCCAGCAGCAAATCCGGTTTGAGGTGCTGCGAGCTTACTATGGCGTATTGGTCGCGAACGCGCGCAAAGACGTAGCCGATGAAGCCGTCAAGACGGCGTCGGCTGATGTCAAGCGGATTCGCGATTTGTACGAAGCCGGCGTCGTTGTGCAATCTGATTTGTTGGCCGCTGAAGTGCAATTGGCCGAGTTTCGTCAACAGCAGATTGAAGCGGCTGGCGCCATTGTCGTGGCTCAGGCGGCGCTCAATACAGCCATTGGGCTGCCCGTCAACACGCCGCATCGAGTGGAAGGCGCATTGGTCGAAAAAAGGTTTGACGCGGTTGATGCAGAGGAATTATTGAAGTTGGCGTTGCTTCATCGTCCCGATTATGCGCGCGCGCAACTGGCCGTGCGTTCGAGTGAGCAGGGGGTGCGCCGCGCGCGTGGCCAATGGTTGCCGCGATTTGATGTATTCGCCTCGGTTGGTGGTAGCCATCGCGGGTTCAATGGCAGCGCCGATTACGCAGTTGGCGCAACTGTGACGTTTGATCTGCTCGATTTCGGTCGCAGCGCCAGGATCAAGCAAGCGGAGGCCGCAGAATCGTTGACAGACGCTGAGCAGGCGCGGCTGGCCGATCAAATCCGCTTTGAAGTGATCCGGGCGCATCAGCAATTTGTCTCGGCTCAGGCGCGGTTGGAAGTTGCCGCCCGCACTGTGGATCAGGCTGCGGAAGTGTTGCGCATCGTCCAAGACCGCCATCAGGAGGGATTGACAACGATCACGGAAGTGCTCCGGGCGGGGACGGCGTTGGTGCGGGCGCGGCTGAACCTGCTGGCGGCCCGCTATGATTACTATGTCGGCTACGCGCAGGTCTTGCTAGCCAGCGGGCGATTGAATGATGTTCATCCGTTTGTGTCATGA
- the tsaA gene encoding tRNA (N6-threonylcarbamoyladenosine(37)-N6)-methyltransferase TrmO, which yields MSTLAQLIQVGVVRCEVRDRQLMPTFGVPAMIEILEPYREGLRHLEKHSHVWILAWLHEADRERVLVTPRGVADTSEAAMHGVFAVRSPTRPNPIAMTVARIVSLQGNCLHVDRLDLIDGTPVIDLKPYFRSRDMIFSARNEQIGKPASRAAMLESLLYQAEQFHGERCAGVALGARVIEHWRSSYFEFAEVIGATAHVPEDAGCLIDAIMALVGATPGRATLQMHKGNAIVLIKDGARYDYALCEPEREQPSWRQMQFEHILALPDSALFHVSRHE from the coding sequence ATGAGTACCCTGGCTCAACTCATCCAGGTTGGCGTGGTTCGATGTGAGGTGAGGGATCGTCAGCTCATGCCGACGTTTGGCGTGCCGGCCATGATTGAGATACTTGAGCCTTACAGAGAAGGGCTGCGCCACCTGGAAAAACACAGCCACGTTTGGATTCTGGCCTGGTTGCATGAAGCAGATCGCGAGCGAGTGCTAGTGACGCCGCGTGGCGTCGCTGACACCAGTGAGGCGGCCATGCACGGCGTCTTTGCTGTTCGCTCGCCGACGCGTCCCAATCCGATTGCGATGACGGTGGCGCGGATTGTAAGCCTGCAAGGGAATTGCCTCCACGTGGATCGCCTTGACTTGATTGACGGGACGCCTGTCATTGATCTGAAGCCGTATTTTCGCAGTCGGGATATGATCTTTTCCGCGCGGAATGAGCAGATCGGCAAACCGGCCAGCCGCGCGGCGATGCTTGAATCATTGCTCTATCAAGCTGAACAGTTCCACGGTGAGCGGTGCGCCGGCGTGGCCCTCGGCGCGCGCGTGATCGAGCACTGGCGGTCGAGTTATTTTGAGTTTGCCGAAGTGATCGGCGCGACGGCTCATGTGCCGGAAGATGCCGGCTGCTTGATTGACGCAATCATGGCGCTGGTTGGCGCAACGCCGGGCCGCGCGACGTTGCAAATGCACAAAGGCAACGCGATCGTGCTTATCAAAGATGGTGCGCGGTATGACTATGCGCTGTGCGAACCGGAGCGTGAGCAACCAAGCTGGCGCCAGATGCAGTTCGAGCACATCCTGGCGCTGCCGGACTCGGCGCTGTTTCATGTGTCCCGGCATGAATGA
- a CDS encoding DUF3365 domain-containing protein yields the protein MMKHRSSHIGVKLSVALVFLAALGWVTTASPLPQQPTGEDAPVQQALQQARRVANELTEKVRGLLFKELEKGGYVGAVRVCSEVAQEIPREFTARTGHYVRRVSLGYRHPKDVPDEYERQKLELFDRLNREGKLESEYYEVVTEQGGRYLRYLRPLLTGPMCLTCHGEKQQIPADVRAILEEKYPDDRATGYHTGDVRGAVSVKIALPSPSEPK from the coding sequence ATGATGAAACATCGGTCATCACATATCGGTGTGAAGCTGAGTGTTGCTCTCGTTTTTCTTGCAGCACTCGGTTGGGTGACAACGGCATCACCGTTGCCACAACAGCCGACCGGCGAAGATGCACCTGTGCAGCAGGCGCTGCAACAGGCGCGTCGGGTAGCTAATGAGTTAACAGAGAAAGTTCGCGGCCTGTTGTTCAAGGAGCTGGAGAAAGGCGGCTATGTTGGCGCAGTGCGCGTCTGTTCAGAGGTCGCGCAAGAGATTCCACGCGAATTTACCGCGCGCACAGGCCACTATGTTCGCCGCGTCAGCTTGGGATATCGCCATCCCAAGGACGTGCCCGATGAATATGAACGGCAGAAGCTCGAGCTGTTTGATCGCCTCAATCGCGAAGGTAAGTTGGAGAGTGAGTATTACGAAGTGGTTACCGAGCAAGGAGGCCGGTATCTACGCTATCTGAGGCCACTGCTCACTGGGCCAATGTGCCTGACTTGTCATGGCGAGAAACAGCAGATACCCGCTGACGTCAGAGCGATTTTGGAAGAAAAGTATCCTGACGATCGCGCCACCGGCTATCACACCGGTGACGTGCGCGGGGCCGTCAGCGTGAAAATTGCTTTGCCGTCACCATCGGAGCCGAAGTAG
- the cydB gene encoding cytochrome d ubiquinol oxidase subunit II, with the protein METLWFVLVAFMLTAYVVLDGFDLGAGSLHLLLAKTNDERRAILRAIGPVWDGNEVWLLAAGGTLYFAFPALYASSFSGFYLPLMIVLWLLMLRGIGIELRSHVDDPHWRAFFDVVFSVSSLLLTLFFGAALGNVIRGVPLNAEGYFFQPLWTNFRVGAHPGILDWYTVLTGVMALATLSSHGALYIAAKTEGDLNARARRLAGRMWWLVAALTIIGLIATLSVRPQMLHNYRHPAGLIFPVIVSASLIGMFYFRAKARDHAAFLSSCAYIVGMFGGIAFGMYPTVLPASTNPDYSLTVHNTVTGRYGLSVGVVWWSIGIVLALGYFIYLYRSFRGKVRLDEQEGY; encoded by the coding sequence ATGGAGACGCTATGGTTCGTGCTGGTTGCTTTTATGCTGACTGCTTACGTCGTGCTGGACGGGTTTGATCTGGGGGCAGGCAGCTTGCATTTGCTGCTGGCCAAAACGAACGATGAGCGGCGGGCGATTCTGCGCGCGATCGGTCCGGTATGGGATGGCAATGAAGTCTGGTTGTTGGCGGCGGGCGGCACGCTTTATTTCGCCTTTCCGGCGCTCTATGCATCCAGCTTCAGCGGTTTTTATCTGCCGTTGATGATTGTGTTGTGGTTGCTGATGCTGCGCGGCATCGGCATTGAGCTGAGGTCGCATGTGGATGATCCGCACTGGCGCGCCTTCTTCGATGTGGTGTTTTCGGTATCCAGCTTGTTGCTCACTCTCTTCTTCGGGGCTGCGTTGGGCAACGTGATTCGTGGCGTGCCGTTGAATGCGGAAGGCTATTTCTTCCAGCCATTGTGGACAAACTTCCGAGTGGGCGCGCATCCGGGCATCCTCGACTGGTACACGGTGCTGACCGGCGTGATGGCGCTGGCCACGTTAAGTTCGCACGGCGCGCTCTACATCGCCGCGAAAACGGAAGGGGACCTGAACGCGCGCGCCCGCCGCCTCGCTGGCCGGATGTGGTGGCTTGTCGCCGCGTTGACAATCATCGGCTTGATCGCAACCTTGAGCGTGCGTCCGCAGATGCTGCATAACTATCGGCATCCGGCTGGCCTCATTTTTCCCGTGATTGTGTCAGCAAGTTTGATCGGGATGTTCTATTTTCGCGCGAAAGCGCGGGACCATGCCGCTTTTCTTTCATCGTGCGCATACATTGTTGGGATGTTTGGTGGCATCGCCTTCGGGATGTATCCCACCGTGCTGCCGGCCAGCACAAACCCAGACTACAGCCTCACCGTGCACAATACCGTGACGGGTCGTTATGGTTTGTCGGTGGGCGTCGTGTGGTGGAGCATAGGAATTGTCTTAGCTCTGGGCTACTTCATCTATCTCTACCGCTCGTTTCGCGGGAAAGTGCGTCTGGATGAGCAGGAAGGCTATTGA
- a CDS encoding cytochrome ubiquinol oxidase subunit I translates to MDDALAIDRFQFAFTVTFHYLFPQLTMGLALLIVILKTIAIRRNDERYNQAARFWGKIFAISFVFGVVTGIPMEFQFGTNWAKFSRFAGGVIGQTLAMEGVFAFFLESSFLGLFLFGEKRLGPRGHWLAAFLVFAGSWLSGYFIIATNAWMQHPVGYTIAADGSVHLSSFWALLLNPWAIWQYLHTMGGSVITASFVMAAVGAFYVLTNREPEHGRLFLKLGVSVAVVASVLQLFPTGDKQGRMVALHQPATLAAMEGLFKTEAGAPLVIIGQPNTAEQKLDNPIIIPRLLSFLTYRRWNVEVKGLDAFPKDQWPDNIPLLYYSYHIMVGLGTIFIAITLAAAWLLWRGRLYESKWMLWILMLSFPFPYIANTAGWMTAELGRQPWLVYGLMRTSEGFSPTVSAGNVMFTLLGFMGMYTVLAILYLLLMWREIEHGPKLLAAEASSMKTGQVVAGVGAH, encoded by the coding sequence ATGGACGATGCACTAGCCATTGACAGATTCCAATTTGCTTTCACCGTCACGTTTCACTACCTGTTTCCTCAATTAACGATGGGATTGGCGCTGCTGATCGTGATCCTGAAGACGATAGCGATCCGTCGCAATGATGAGCGATATAATCAGGCAGCGCGTTTCTGGGGGAAGATTTTTGCTATTTCCTTTGTCTTCGGTGTTGTGACCGGCATTCCAATGGAGTTTCAATTCGGGACCAACTGGGCGAAGTTCTCCCGTTTTGCCGGCGGCGTGATTGGCCAGACGCTGGCCATGGAGGGCGTGTTTGCTTTCTTCCTGGAGTCATCGTTTCTTGGTCTGTTTTTATTCGGAGAGAAGCGGCTTGGGCCGCGTGGGCACTGGTTGGCGGCCTTCCTTGTGTTTGCCGGCTCATGGTTGTCCGGCTACTTCATCATTGCGACCAATGCGTGGATGCAGCATCCGGTCGGTTATACGATCGCTGCTGATGGCTCGGTCCATTTGAGCAGCTTCTGGGCGCTCTTGTTGAACCCGTGGGCGATCTGGCAATACCTACACACCATGGGTGGTTCGGTCATCACAGCTTCGTTCGTGATGGCGGCGGTGGGCGCTTTTTACGTGTTGACCAACAGAGAGCCGGAGCACGGACGACTGTTTCTCAAGCTCGGCGTGAGCGTCGCTGTTGTGGCCAGTGTGTTGCAGTTGTTCCCAACAGGAGACAAGCAGGGGCGCATGGTGGCGCTGCATCAGCCGGCGACGCTGGCGGCGATGGAAGGATTGTTTAAGACGGAAGCGGGCGCGCCGTTGGTGATTATTGGCCAGCCGAATACGGCCGAGCAGAAATTGGATAACCCGATCATTATCCCGCGACTGTTAAGCTTTCTGACCTACCGTCGCTGGAATGTGGAAGTCAAAGGCTTGGATGCCTTCCCCAAGGATCAATGGCCGGACAACATCCCGCTGCTATATTACAGCTATCACATCATGGTTGGATTAGGGACCATCTTCATTGCCATCACGCTGGCTGCCGCCTGGTTGCTCTGGCGGGGCCGGCTTTATGAGTCAAAGTGGATGTTGTGGATTTTGATGTTGAGCTTTCCATTCCCTTACATTGCCAACACGGCCGGTTGGATGACCGCTGAGCTGGGTCGTCAGCCTTGGTTGGTATATGGCTTGATGCGCACCAGTGAAGGGTTCTCACCGACCGTATCGGCGGGCAATGTCATGTTCACGCTGCTTGGCTTCATGGGCATGTATACAGTGTTGGCCATTTTGTACCTGCTGCTGATGTGGCGCGAGATCGAGCATGGCCCGAAACTGCTGGCGGCTGAAGCGTCGAGCATGAAGACCGGCCAAGTTGTCGCCGGCGTTGGCGCTCACTAA
- a CDS encoding YbhB/YbcL family Raf kinase inhibitor-like protein gives MRRWLHLSLALAVLVILTGCQPERSSPTPPTSPQEAVDMDLQLSSNAFQYGGTIPIKHTCDGMDLSPPLAWTAPPRDTKSLVLICDDPDAPAGTWVHWVLYGLPPETTSLPEGIPPDKIVLGQARQGINDFRRIGYGGPCPPPGAPHRYFFKLYAVAIPTTFEPGLSKQQLMDAIKGHILAQGELMGKYKRQRP, from the coding sequence ATGCGACGATGGTTGCACTTATCTTTGGCGCTCGCGGTTCTGGTCATCCTCACCGGTTGCCAACCAGAACGCTCGTCGCCAACGCCGCCCACTTCACCACAGGAGGCAGTGGATATGGACCTGCAACTCAGTAGCAACGCATTTCAATATGGCGGGACAATCCCGATCAAACACACCTGCGACGGCATGGACCTCTCGCCGCCCTTGGCATGGACAGCCCCGCCGCGCGATACCAAAAGTTTGGTGTTGATCTGCGACGACCCTGACGCGCCCGCCGGCACATGGGTGCACTGGGTGCTCTATGGATTGCCCCCGGAGACGACATCTTTGCCCGAAGGCATTCCTCCAGACAAAATAGTGCTGGGCCAGGCTCGGCAGGGCATCAATGATTTTCGCCGAATCGGCTACGGCGGCCCCTGCCCGCCGCCGGGCGCGCCGCACCGGTACTTCTTCAAACTCTATGCCGTGGCGATTCCCACCACCTTTGAACCGGGCTTGAGTAAGCAGCAACTGATGGATGCCATCAAGGGACACATCCTGGCACAGGGCGAGCTGATGGGAAAATACAAACGCCAACGCCCATAA